DNA sequence from the Methanofollis formosanus genome:
GATGACGCCAGCGATGAAGAGGGTGAACAGGTCCTGATTGGACGACTCGGCGGCCTTCGCGGCCATATTTGTCGCTGCAACCGTCGGGACGAGGTACGCAAAGAGGAGAAGGGCAGAGAAAATGCAGGAGATGCTCCTGACAGAACGATCGGTGATTTTCCCGAAGAGCCACACGATGCGCATGCTCTGATATGTGTGCTGAAAAATAGATATATTTGTCTATTTTTCTCTGCACCAAATACTAAAATTCAAATAGGGTTCTCTGAGATGCGAGTTCAGGGAGGAGTCTGCTCCTCTCCCGCCAGTGTGAGTACCCAAGGGCGGTGTCCATCCGTACGGCAGCGTCCCGGAGGTCGGTGCACCGCGCCGGCGTGCCCTGCATGGCCCCCCGCGTCGCCTCCCTGATCACCCAGGACCCAAGCGGGGCCCAGTACTCGCTGTTGACGTGCCTGACCACGATGGCCCGGGCAGACCGCTGTTTCTTCGTGAGATATTCGGCCACGGCCAGGCGGGCGGCGTAGTAGGCCCCGCCGATCGGGGAGTACCGCCCCTGCTTCCTGCCCTCGAGGTCGCAGATGACGGTCTCCTCCTCGCCGGCCCAGAGAGAGCGGCGGCCCCAGACCTCGATCATCTCGAACTTCCAGTCCCCCGGCACCAGGATGACGGCCATGGTGTTCCCGTAAAGGGTTGCGGCAAAGAACTCCACCTCTTCGAGGGGAGCGAACCGAAAGACCGCTTTTTTCAGGCCGCTGCCGACTGTGTCGTCCACGGCGGTGATCGCCCACTTGGTCGGCACGACCCGCCGCCGTTTTCCCAGTAGGCCGGCGCTCATCAACTGTGCGATCTGGTAGACGTCCACCCCCTCGGACCCGAGGTTTTCGCAGGCCTCGGTCGCCGGGAGGTCGTCGTCCGAGGTGATCCGGTCGACGACGCGGCTGACCTTCGCATTGTCGATGACGTCAAGGTGCCTGATGCTCCCGGAGAGGCCGACCGGTGTGACAGTCCCGTCGAACCTGAGGTCGAACCTGACCGGGCGTTCGAAGGCGGCCTCGACATCGAGCGGGCTTGAGGAGAGGGCGATCTCCTGGATCTGCCCGCTCACCGATGGAGTGGGGGCCGAACCCCTGATGGTCCGCGCCCTGATCCCGACGATATCCTCGATGGAAAGGCCCTGTGCCACCCATGTGGGGGGGGCGTCGGCGTCGGTGGTCATGAGCGGTCCGGCCGAGACCTCGGGGTAACCGTAACTCCCGACAAAGACCGACGGGGCGGTGCCCATGTAGCTGGTGCCGCGCGCGGCGGTGGTGACCTGGGCATGGAACCGGCTCATGATCGGGCACCGCGGCAGCCCGCAGAGGAGGCGGCCCTTGCACTCGGCGCAGCGCACCATCATTCCTCCCGCAGGTCCAGGGCCACCCGCGTCCGGTCCTCCACGCCTGCGATCGCGGTGGAGAGCCAGGTCCGCCATGAAACCGGAGCGTCGGGGATGGTCCCGGCGAGTTCGAGGCCGAGGTCGTCGTCCCGTCCCTCGGTCACCTCGAGGACCACCGAACCTGCAGGGAAGCCCTGGCCGACCACCCCGTCGAGGTCGCCGTCGGTGATGCCGAGCACCGGCAGGCCGAGGTGGAGGGCGATGTGGCCGGCGACTGCCGTGGTGTCGTCCCCGACGGCGAGCACGCCGCAGGTCTCCGGGGTGACCAGGTCGTAGAAGTGGTGGCCGCAGTGGTCGATGAGCACGACCCGTCCCTTCTCAGGGCGGCAATGCCTGGCGGTGACCGCGCGGCTTTTCCTGATCTCGCCGCTCTTGCACCACGCGTTTGCCAGCGAGACCGGGCCGTTCCGGTGCAATTTCTCGAGCCCGTGGGGTTTGGGAGAAAGCCCGGCCACCGGGACCACCCGACCGTCCTCTTCGCCCAGGACCACCCGCTCCGACGTCGCGATACCGATGACGGTCCCGTTCACGCAGACCGGTTCACCCGGGAGACATCCCCGCACCGTCCTGGTCGTCCCATTCTCCCGGGGGAGAGGTGCTGCGCGCTCGATCTGATACCCGAAGACGGCGGCAACCTTCTCGGCGAGGTCGGCGTCCCCGTTCTTCCAGAGGTACACCGTCTCGGCGGCGCACTCCACATGGACCAGGCCGCCGCGCCTGAGTCTGCCCGCGACGATCTCGCCGAAGGCCCGGCCCGACTCCCCGGTCTTGCCGTGGTTGAGGAGGAAGATGGGCCCTTCCTCGGCGTTGAACACCGTGCTCGGCGGGGCGCCGCAGCACTCGACCGGCAGCCCAAACTCCTCTGCGGCGGTCCGGCCCATTACGCCAGCCACGAGCACTCTGACCGGCCCCATCGCCGAGAGGACGGTCCTGACATCCCCGCAGTCGAAGGGTTCGGGGCCGTGGACGACCATGGTGAGAGGAACTCTCTGACTCATCTGATCACATTCTTGCCTTCTCTCCCCAAAAAGGCACGGGCACCGGCATCGTCTGTTGCGATCGAGTTCGGGAACAGAGGGGCAGATCCTCGAACTACCTCGTGGTTCTCATGCGCCTTTCGATCGCAGCAACCTCATGGAACCCGGAGATAAAGAATAGAGTGGGAGGGGTGCCCTGGAGATCCTCATGTCTCGACTCATGGGATAACAACAGAAACGAACGTGGACCCACACCGCCCCGTGCCGTCCCCCGTCCAATACTCTCGCGAGGCGGCAGAAAATATTCGACGATGAGGGGACGGCACATCTGATCACCACCCCGTCCCACCGACATGACCCCGAAGATAGAACCGGGTTGGGTGAAGGACGATCCTGATCCAACAGAGAGCACGCGTCCCATGCCGTCCCCCATCCTCTCCTCTCGCGAAAAGGCAGAACAGATTCGACGGGGGGGACGGCGCCTGAACAGGGAGAGATGAGAAATACCGGCCTGTCCTCTCATGGTGGCAGAGGGATCAAAGATTTCGTCAGAACTCTTCCCCTACGCAATAGGTGAGGGCGGGCAGATGGACGGAATAAAGAAGTTCAGCCCCTCACCGTCTCCGGTCGGGCCGCCGCGTTCGTTCCCCTTGCTCTCTCCCACGCTGCGGCCTGACCAGACACGCCCACCCGGTCCCGATGAGATCCTCCCTGCCGGCGGCCCGAAGTCCTTCCTCGACGAGCCGCCGGTTTTTCGGATCTCTGTACTGGAGGAGGGCCCGCTGGATCTGTTTCTCCCGGCCGGTGGGCACATGGACCTGCTCCATGGTGATGGGATCGATCCCGGTGGCGTACATGCAGGTGGACCTGGTCATCGGGGTGGGGGTGAAGTCCTGGACCTGCTCGGTGTACAGGTGGTGGTCCCTGATATATTCGGCAAGTTCGACGGCGTCCTCGAGCGTGGCGCCCGGGTGGCCGGACATGAAGTACGGGAGGATGTACTGCTTTTTCCCGGCGGCCCTGCTCGCGCTGGCGAAGCGTTCCCTGAACCGGTCGAAGATCTCGCGCCCGGGTTTGTTCATCCGGTCGGTGACCCGGCGGGCGATATGCTCGGGGGCGACCTTGAGGTGGCCGGAGACGTGGTGGGCGGCGAGTTCTCTGATATACTCCTCGTCGGCCAGGGCGAGGTCGAACCTGATCCCTGAGGAAACGTGGACATGCCGCACACCCGGGATCGCCCGCAGGCGCCTGAGGAGTTCGACCTGCACCGTGTGGGAGGTCTGCAGGTTCGGGCAGTCCGGGCTGCACCGCCGGTCCGGGCATGCCCCGTGCGTCTCCCACTGCGGGCAGGTGAGCCCGTACATATCTGCCGTCGGGCCGCCGACGTCCTGGATCACGCCTTTGAACTCCGGCATCGCGGCGAGGCGTTCGGCCTCCGCGAGGATCGACGCCTGGCTCCTGCTCTGCACGATCCGTCCCTGGTGGTGGGTGAGGGCGCAGAAGGAGCAGGACCCGAAGCAGCCGCGGTGGGTAGTGATCGAGAACCGCACCGGTTCGAGGGCCGGGATAGGTTGGGTATAGGAGGGATGGGCGGCGCGGGCATAGGGGAGGTCGTAGACCCGATCGAGTTCGGGAGTGGAGAGGGGGCGGGCCGGCGGGTACTGGACGACCACGGTCTTTGGGTGGGGCTGGACGACCGTCCGGCCGCGCACCGGGTCCTGCTCGCGGGCGTGGAGGGCGAAGGCCCGGGCATAGGCCTGCGGGTCGTCTTTCACCTCAGGGAATCCCGGGATGACGACGACGTCCTCGCCAGGCTCCGCCTCCCGCCAGTCCGCCACCGTGATGGTCGCGGCGGTCCCCCTGATCCCGTGAAGGTCCTCCCCGGCCGCACACCGTGCGGCGGCCTCGACCACCTGCCTCTCTCCCATCCCGTAGACCAGGAGGGCCGCCGGGGCGTCGGCCAGGACTGACTGCCGGACCCGGTCGGACCAGTAGTCATAGTGGGCGAAGCGCCTGAGGCTCGCCTCGATCCCGCCGAGGATGATGGGAGTTTCGGGGAAGAGCGACCTGACCATGTTCGCATAGACGATGAGTGCCCGGTCGGGCCGGTGCGGGACTCCGCCCGGCGAGTAGGCATCGGTGCTCCGTCTCTTTTTGTTCGGGGTGAAGGCGTTGACCATGGAGTCGACGTTCCCCGAGGAGATCCCGAAGAAGAGGCGCGGGCGGCCGAGGCGGAGGAAGTCGTCGGGCTGTTTCCAGTCTGGCTGAGCGATGACCCCGACGGTATACCCGGCGTCCCAGAGCACCCGCCCGAGGAGGGCGGTCCCGAAGGAAGGGTGGTCGACGTAAGCGTCGCCGGTGATGAGGACGACATCGAACTGCTCGATACCGAGGTCCTCTGCCTCCCTCGTCGTCATCGGAAGGAAAGGGGGTTGCGGGGTCATCACAGCATATCGGCCCTTAGGCTGGATATAGATGTGTCATGGGGCACGGGTGTAAAAGACGATCCCGTCCTCGCCGTGCCGCCGCAGGTCGCCCTTGTTCTCGTCGAAGAAGAGCAGTTCGACCCCCGCGTCTTCGACGGTCAGATGGTAGGCGCGCATCCTCTGCCCGCTCCTGCCCGGGTCAGCGGTCCAGGTGACATTCCAGGGGCCTGAAGCATTCACCGAGGTCGGGTAGGTCGTGAGGAGGCTTCCGCTCCCGTCGGCCTGGAGAAGAAGTTCCTCGGTGTAGGTCTGGTCGAAGATCCATCGCCCGACGACCGGGTCGGCGGCGGTTTCGGGTGCCGGGGTCGTCTCGACGGTCTCGAGCGTCTGGATCGGTGCCGGCCCCGGAGTCTCCACCGGCACGGCAGGGGTTGGAACGGCCTGTTCCTCGCCGCATGCCCCGTGGAAGGTAAGAAGGAAGACGGCGATGAAGAGGGAGGCCGCGACGGCGATGATCGCGAAGGCTGTCTCTCCTTTCATAATGGGAGATCATCTCCATCTCCTTTTATTTCAGCGTATTGAATGAAACTCAGATTTATCATTCTATATCGATCGGGTGGGAATTTTTGAATATCGGAATCAATTTATTATTTTTTTGACCATTTAATCTCTCGAAATTCAAAAGAAAGATAAAATCTCTTCCATTTCAGAGGCGTTCGCGCAACCGGCGCAGGTCGATCGTCATGCCGATCACCTCGGCCTTTCCGAGGGCATTGGTGATGAGGGGAACGAGGACCGGTACGGCGCCGCGGACCTTCCCTCCGATCCCGCCGCCCGGGGAGAAACCCCGTGCCGCCTGGGCCTCCTGGATCTTTTTCCCCTCGTTCTGCAGGTGAGGGATGAACCGCAGGGCGATCAGGGCCATCAGCGCATAGTCTGCCGGGAACCTGAGCCTCCTGAGGGCACGGACGAGGGCGGTCGGCATCGTCGTGGAGACGAGGAGCTGGAAGGCGAAGACCATCGCGCAGAAACGGAGCGTCAGCGTGAGGCCGAATGCGATGCCGATCTCCGGGATGGTGAGCCAGGTGACGGCGATCAGGAACCCGCCGAGAACGAGGAGGAGGGGAACCTGCTGCATCACCTCCCTCCCCATCCCCGCGAAGGCAGCGAGCGCCGTGATGGCGAGCACCATCCCGCCGAGGACGATTGGATCGCTCGTGAGGACGGCGACGACCACGACCCCCGCGACCCCCGCGATCTTGGCGAGCGGGTTCACGCGGTGGAAGAAACTGTCGCCGCTCCTGTACTGGAAGATCTCCTGCATAGCTCCTCATCTCCTGGTGTCATGTCTTCGACGATCCTCCCTGTCTCCATCCTGATGATCCGGCCGGCATAGCGCCGGGCAAGCCCGTGGTCGTGGGTGACCATGACCACCGCCTTCCCCTGCCTGCCCAGATCCTGCAGCAGGTCCATCACCGGCCCGGCCTCGTCGGGGGCAAGCCCGGTGGTCGGTTCGTCGAGGACGATCACCGCCGGGTCCATGGCAAGGGCACAGGCGATGGCGAGGCGCTGCCGTTCCCCTCTGCTGAGGTGGCGGGGATAAACGGCTTTCTTCTCGAGGAGCCCGACGGCGGCGAGGGCTGCGGTGGCTGCGCCGTCGGGGTCGGGCACCCCGGTGTTCCTCGCCCCGAAGAGCACTTCTTTTTCCACGGTCTCCTCGAAGAGCATGGTGTCCGGGTTCTGGAAGACGAGCCCCACCTTCCTGGCAAGGGCCGGGACCGGGTGGCGGCGGGTGTCCATGCCGCAGACCTCGACGCTCCCCTGTTGCGGACGCAGCAGGCCGTTGAGATGTTTGATGAGCGTGGTCTTCCCGGACCCGTTCTCGCCGGTGATCGCCACGCACTCCCCGGCCCTGACCAGAAGGTCGATCCCCCTGAGGGCGAACCCTCCGTCGTAGGCATGGGTGAGTCCTCTGATCGTAAT
Encoded proteins:
- a CDS encoding YgiQ family radical SAM protein — protein: MTPQPPFLPMTTREAEDLGIEQFDVVLITGDAYVDHPSFGTALLGRVLWDAGYTVGVIAQPDWKQPDDFLRLGRPRLFFGISSGNVDSMVNAFTPNKKRRSTDAYSPGGVPHRPDRALIVYANMVRSLFPETPIILGGIEASLRRFAHYDYWSDRVRQSVLADAPAALLVYGMGERQVVEAAARCAAGEDLHGIRGTAATITVADWREAEPGEDVVVIPGFPEVKDDPQAYARAFALHAREQDPVRGRTVVQPHPKTVVVQYPPARPLSTPELDRVYDLPYARAAHPSYTQPIPALEPVRFSITTHRGCFGSCSFCALTHHQGRIVQSRSQASILAEAERLAAMPEFKGVIQDVGGPTADMYGLTCPQWETHGACPDRRCSPDCPNLQTSHTVQVELLRRLRAIPGVRHVHVSSGIRFDLALADEEYIRELAAHHVSGHLKVAPEHIARRVTDRMNKPGREIFDRFRERFASASRAAGKKQYILPYFMSGHPGATLEDAVELAEYIRDHHLYTEQVQDFTPTPMTRSTCMYATGIDPITMEQVHVPTGREKQIQRALLQYRDPKNRRLVEEGLRAAGREDLIGTGWACLVRPQRGREQGERTRRPDRRR
- a CDS encoding DUF2117 domain-containing protein; this encodes MSQRVPLTMVVHGPEPFDCGDVRTVLSAMGPVRVLVAGVMGRTAAEEFGLPVECCGAPPSTVFNAEEGPIFLLNHGKTGESGRAFGEIVAGRLRRGGLVHVECAAETVYLWKNGDADLAEKVAAVFGYQIERAAPLPRENGTTRTVRGCLPGEPVCVNGTVIGIATSERVVLGEEDGRVVPVAGLSPKPHGLEKLHRNGPVSLANAWCKSGEIRKSRAVTARHCRPEKGRVVLIDHCGHHFYDLVTPETCGVLAVGDDTTAVAGHIALHLGLPVLGITDGDLDGVVGQGFPAGSVVLEVTEGRDDDLGLELAGTIPDAPVSWRTWLSTAIAGVEDRTRVALDLREE
- a CDS encoding energy-coupling factor transporter transmembrane component T family protein, whose amino-acid sequence is MQEIFQYRSGDSFFHRVNPLAKIAGVAGVVVVAVLTSDPIVLGGMVLAITALAAFAGMGREVMQQVPLLLVLGGFLIAVTWLTIPEIGIAFGLTLTLRFCAMVFAFQLLVSTTMPTALVRALRRLRFPADYALMALIALRFIPHLQNEGKKIQEAQAARGFSPGGGIGGKVRGAVPVLVPLITNALGKAEVIGMTIDLRRLRERL
- a CDS encoding ABC transporter ATP-binding protein gives rise to the protein MIRIEGLVYTYPGAEAPALRGVDLLVRAGEIVLVTGPTGAGKTTLCKAAGGVLAHEYGGTLEGSVRLGGEAIEDYAGMAAIARVAGIAFDDADAQLIFSTVEEEIRTASPDEERTEEVLEMMGLLHLRDRAPHTLSGGEKQRTVLGTVIAGDPSVLILDEPAAELDPGHAEKVAEILAALKKKGTAVLIVENTPGPFAAVADRVVRLEAGQIVARPAIDPEPVAAHPGTGDTGEPAITIRGLTHAYDGGFALRGIDLLVRAGECVAITGENGSGKTTLIKHLNGLLRPQQGSVEVCGMDTRRHPVPALARKVGLVFQNPDTMLFEETVEKEVLFGARNTGVPDPDGAATAALAAVGLLEKKAVYPRHLSRGERQRLAIACALAMDPAVIVLDEPTTGLAPDEAGPVMDLLQDLGRQGKAVVMVTHDHGLARRYAGRIIRMETGRIVEDMTPGDEELCRRSSSTGAATVSSTA